One Thunnus albacares chromosome 12, fThuAlb1.1, whole genome shotgun sequence genomic region harbors:
- the LOC122993586 gene encoding epidermal growth factor receptor substrate 15-like 1 isoform X5, whose product MAALMTLNQLSSGNPAYESYYRQLDPGNSGKISAGDAAQFLKKSGLSDSTLGKIWDLADSERKGYLDKRGFFIALRLVASAQGGNDISLNNLNQTLAAPKFKDTSSPLLSVSTTSTDSWAIRPDEKGKFEGIFESLSPVNGLLSGDKVKPVLINSKLPLDVLGKIWELSDVDKDGHLDKDEFTVVMHLVYRAMEKEPIPTTLPASLIPPSKRKKSAVALPGAVAVLPALSGLAAGAAPLKETLRSTPPLPSATPLSTTTVNLSPKHSFKSSSQPAVNWVVPVADRERYDDIFKKMDTDNDGLVTGTEVIEIFMQSSLSQTMLAQIWGLADTKQTGKLTREQFSLAMYLIQQKVTKGMDPPSTLTPDMIPPSERTAASVAGSSYAGLMSAVRPEYAALANIRRDSTSSTGSAELTGIKELDDLSQEIAQLQREKFIMEQEIREKEETIRQQNSEVQDMQNDLDRESSSLQDLESQKQEAQERLEEMDQQRTKLEGMLNDVKQKCQEESQMISSLQNQIRSQETDLRSQEDELGRTKADLSRLQEEEAQLEQNLLSGRVQLDSIIKSLKTTQEEINQARSKLSLIQDNQKEVTKTIEQYNSSLKDINGGNFSNLPDLSEPFAEKENGGFRSADESFKSKIAMFNNSSAKEPPADPFQTEDPFKSDPFKDPFGGDPFKESDPFKGTSSDDFFKRTDKSDLFGSSDPFGRKPTPPAKPSAFSSADPFSSNSPKPRDSDVFGTVDPFGSNSFGGKGGFADFSQMSKKSDNPALPSKKNVPNRPAPPYVWK is encoded by the exons ATGGCGGCGCTTATGACTCTCAATCAG TTATCAAGTGGAAACCCAGCCTATGAGAGCTATTACAGACAG CTGGATCCAGGAAACAGTGGCAAAATATCAGCCGGAGATGCAGCTCAGTTCCTTAAGAAATCAGGGCTGTCAGACAGTACATTGGGAAAG atttgGGATCTGGCAGATTCAGAAAGAAAAGGCTACTTGGACAAGCGG GGTTTCTTCATAGCTTTAAGACTGGTGGCCTCAGCACAGGGCGGAAATGACATCAGTCTCAACAATCTCAATCAGACTTTAGCGGCACCCAAATTT aaagacACAAGCAGCCCATTATTAAGTGTTTCAACAACATCAACTGATAGTTGGGCAATAAGG ccTGATGAAAAAGGGAAATTTGAGGGCATTTTTGAGAGTCTGTCCCCTGTAAATGGTCTCCTCTCTGGTGATAAAGTGAAGCCAGTCTTGATAAACTCCAAGCTACCTCTGGATGTGTTAGGAAAG ATTTGGGAGTTAAGTGATGTAGACAAAGATGGACACTTGGACAAAGATGAATTCACAGTG GTCATGCATCTTGTGTATCGGGCCATGGAGAAAGAACCTATCCCAACTACCTTACCGGCTTCCCTCATTCCTCCCTCCAAAAGGAAAAAATCTGCGGTTGCGCTGCCAGGTGCTGTGGCTGTCCTGCCTGCCCTGTCCGGGCTTGCGGCTGGTGCGGCTCCTCTCAAAGAGACCCTGCGAAGCACTCCTCCTCTGCCCAGCGCCACTCCCCTCAGCACCACTACTGTCAATCTCTCTCCAAAACACTCCTTTAAATCTAGTTCACAG CCAGCGGTAAACTGGGTGGTACCGGtggctgacagagagagatacgATGACATCTTCAAGAAGATGGATACAGACAACGACGGCCTCGTCACTGGGACAGAGGTCATAGAGATCTTCATGCAGTCCAGTCTCTCCCAGACCATGTTGGCACAGATATG ggGACTGGCTGACACTAAACAGACGGGCAAGCTGACCCGGGAGCAGTTCTCTCTGGCCATGTATCTGATTCAGCAGAAGGTCACTAAAGGCATGGACCCTCCCTCCACTCTCACTCCAGACATGATTCCCCCCTCAGAGAGGACTGCAGCATCAGTGGCAGGCTCC AGCTATGCGGGGCTTATGTCAGCTGTGAGACCTGAATATGCTGCATTAGCTAATATCCGCAGA GACAGCACCAGCTCTACAGGGTCGGCAGAGTTGACAGGCATCAAAGAGCTGGACGACCTCAGCCAGGAAATAGCTCAGCTGCAGAG AGAGAAATTCATCATGGAACAAGAGATAAGGGAAAAGGAGGAAACCATCAGACAACAAAATAGTGAAGTTCAA GACATGCAGAACGACTTGGACCGGGAGAGCAGTAGCCTGCAGGACTTGGAGTCCCAGAAGCAGGAAGCCCAGGAACGTCTGGAGGAGATGGACCAGCAGCGCACCAAGCTGGAGGGGATGCTAAATGACGTCAAGCAGAAGTGTCAGGAAGAGTCCCAGATG ATTTCGTCCCTGCAGAACCAGATCCGTTCTCAGGAGACTGACCTCCGGAGCCAGGAGGATGAACTTGGTCGCACCAAGGCGGACCTGAGCcggctgcaggaggaggaggcccAGCTGGAGCAGAATTTGCTCTCCGGTCGCGTCCAGCTGGACAGCATAATTAAGTCGCTCAAAACCACCCAGGAAGAGATCAACCAG gCTCGCAGTAAGCTGTCGCTGATCCAGGACAACCAAAAGGAAGTGACCAAGACCATCGAACAGTACAACAGCTCCCTAAAGGACATCAATGGAGGAAACTTCAGCAACCTGCCAGACCTAAGTGAACCTTTTGCTGAGAAGGAGAACGGAGGTTTCAGAAGTGCG GATGAATCTTTCAAGTCAAAAATAGCCATGTTCAACAACAGCAGCGCTAAGGAGCCCCCAGCAGACCCCTTCCAGACAGAAGACCCCTTCAAGTCCGATCCCTTCAAAG ATCCATTTGGGGGAGATCCTTTCAAAGAAAGTGATCCATTCAAAGGCACCTCatctgatgatttttttaagaGGACAGACAAGTCAGACCTGTTTGGATCCTCAGACCCCTTTGGTAGAAAACCCACACCACCAGCCAAG ccAAGTGCCTTCAGCAGTGCTGACCCCTTCTCATCAAACAGCCCAAAACCAAGGGATTCAG ATGTGTTTGGGACAGTGGACCCCTTTGGAAGCAACTCTTTTGGAGGCAAGGGTGGATTTGCCGATTTTAGTCAGATGTCGAAG AAGTCAGACAATCCTGCGCTCCCATCAAAGAAAAATGTGCCTAACCGGCCTGCACCTCCCTATG TTTGGAAGTGA